One Anatilimnocola floriformis genomic window, CTTTCGCGGACGTTGATGCTTTCTGTCGCACGATGCAGCCAGAAGGCGCGCGACTGGATTACAAGGGCTTCACGATACCGAAGGACCTGCCGAAAACGATCGCTGCCTTTGCGAACACCTTAGGTGGACTGATTCTTCTGGGAGTCGATGCCGACAAGACAACGAACAAGCCGATCTGGCCGCCTCAATCGGGAATGCCGACAGAGGTCGGATTGCAGGAACGCGTTTTCCAACTTGCACATGACGCTATCAGCCCGCCAGTACGCGTTAGCGTAAGCAATGTCATCGAGATCCCAGAACTGTCTGGCAAGGCAATTCTCGTGATTCGAGTGCACGAGAGTAGCGAGGCACCGCATGCGACGGAGAAGAATCGCAAGGTCTACGTCTACGAACGGACCGACAACAAGAACGAGCCGTACGAACTTGCAGATGTGAACAGAATCGAATACCTGCTGAAGCGCCGGAATCGATTGCAGGATGCTCGCGAGGCGAAACTGCATGAAAACCTGACTCGCGCGAATAGCCAAATGCATCCGAGCAAATGCCCAATCCGCTGGGTGTCGATCGCACCGGTTTATCCGTGGCAAGAAGTCTGCGATCCGCAGAGTTGCGTTACTTTTCACAAGCAACACTTCTTTCCAGGGCGGATGACGACAGGAGCTCATTGGGGATACCAGAATTGCGTCGGCGGTTCATTCGCTACCGCACGAGAAGTGCGTGTTGATTCCGTCCGAATTTGCATTGCCGTCTCCTCTGTTTCTTCATCCGGAACAGTCTTCGGCGCGACGTACATTCGAGAGTGCAGAAATGACAATGAGACCCTGCTAATGCCCAACGAGGATTTGAAAAAAGGGTGGCTTGG contains:
- a CDS encoding AlbA family DNA-binding domain-containing protein gives rise to the protein MSLWSKPIDEIAFADVDAFCRTMQPEGARLDYKGFTIPKDLPKTIAAFANTLGGLILLGVDADKTTNKPIWPPQSGMPTEVGLQERVFQLAHDAISPPVRVSVSNVIEIPELSGKAILVIRVHESSEAPHATEKNRKVYVYERTDNKNEPYELADVNRIEYLLKRRNRLQDAREAKLHENLTRANSQMHPSKCPIRWVSIAPVYPWQEVCDPQSCVTFHKQHFFPGRMTTGAHWGYQNCVGGSFATAREVRVDSVRICIAVSSVSSSGTVFGATYIRECRNDNETLLMPNEDLKKGWLGVSHQANRDAISAVVAAACHLYRESKNPPGDVMISFGIKNAKNVHLFDYDTRRRSQTPYMDEEYRVDEVLNSQEVAPTKIEKLAGLFDAVTFAFNGNQDQM